Proteins from a genomic interval of Deltaproteobacteria bacterium:
- a CDS encoding SufD family Fe-S cluster assembly protein yields MLDLNERAERARDKKAAIGEDIDLDAYTVEPGQEDYIEDLRSLPAEDQSRLLLAGVDVQERDRAGTYVQKGASVIHCHSKQDGLEVIPIRQALEQYDWVKDYYWKLVQVDTDKYTASAQLNLQDGYVIRALPGSKVIYPVQACLYIDREGSSQNVHNLIIAEEGSELHVITGCATAAHLRRGLHVGISEFFIKKNATLSFTMIHNWAEEMAVRPRSVGVVEEGGLFLNNYICMKPVKSLQMYPTTHLVGRGAVARFYSLLVGSPGSTMDVGGRIILQEAETRAEIIARTISNGGHIIARGDLVGEVPGVKAHLECRGLILNGGSIHAIPELQGKVDGVEMSHEAAVGKIAQEEILYLMSRGLSEDEATATIVRGFLSVDIPGLPPQLKAEIDRAVEESDKDMM; encoded by the coding sequence ATGCTTGATTTAAATGAGAGGGCTGAGCGAGCCAGGGACAAGAAGGCTGCCATTGGTGAAGATATTGATCTTGACGCCTACACGGTTGAACCTGGCCAGGAGGACTACATTGAAGACCTGAGAAGCCTGCCGGCAGAAGACCAGTCCAGGCTGCTGCTGGCAGGAGTCGACGTGCAGGAAAGAGACCGGGCCGGCACTTACGTGCAGAAGGGCGCCTCAGTGATACACTGCCACTCGAAACAGGATGGCCTGGAGGTGATACCAATAAGGCAGGCCCTGGAGCAGTATGACTGGGTCAAAGACTACTACTGGAAGCTCGTCCAGGTCGACACAGACAAGTATACCGCCAGCGCCCAGTTGAATCTGCAAGACGGCTATGTGATCAGGGCCCTGCCAGGCAGCAAGGTGATCTATCCGGTGCAGGCCTGCCTTTATATTGACAGGGAAGGCTCGAGTCAGAATGTGCACAATCTGATTATTGCCGAAGAGGGCTCTGAATTGCATGTGATCACTGGCTGCGCCACTGCTGCCCATCTGCGCCGCGGCCTCCATGTGGGCATCTCTGAATTCTTCATCAAGAAGAATGCCACTCTCAGCTTTACCATGATTCACAACTGGGCAGAGGAGATGGCAGTGCGGCCCAGATCAGTGGGCGTGGTGGAAGAAGGGGGGCTTTTCCTGAACAACTACATCTGCATGAAGCCGGTGAAATCGCTGCAAATGTATCCCACCACACATCTGGTGGGCAGGGGGGCTGTGGCGCGCTTCTACAGCCTGCTCGTGGGAAGTCCAGGTTCGACTATGGATGTGGGCGGCCGGATTATTCTGCAGGAAGCGGAGACCCGGGCCGAAATTATTGCGCGGACCATCAGCAATGGCGGGCACATAATTGCCCGGGGAGACCTGGTGGGTGAGGTCCCCGGGGTCAAGGCTCATCTGGAGTGTCGGGGGCTAATCCTCAATGGCGGCAGTATTCATGCCATTCCCGAGCTGCAGGGCAAGGTGGACGGAGTGGAGATGTCTCATGAAGCTGCTGTGGGCAAGATTGCCCAGGAAGAAATACTCTATCTCATGTCGCGGGGACTTTCCGAAGACGAGGCTACTGCCACCATAGTGAGGGGGTTTTTGAGCGTGGATATACCTGGACTGCCGCCGCAGTTGAAGGCGGAGATCGATCGGGCCGTGGAAGAAAGTGATAAGGATATGATGTAA
- a CDS encoding ABC transporter ATP-binding protein, with protein MLVIEDLQVELGDREILKHIDLEIPPGETHVLFGPNGSGKTSLLMTIMGYPQYRVTGGRISFKGRDITDLPVNERAKLGIGMSYQRPPTIHGLKTRQMVEICASNGIEVESLARRVNFADFLERDINAGFSGGEIKRSELLQLMAQDPDLILFDEPESGVDLENISLIGMTISELLQRELPPHPDKKTRLQLRQERTKMGLIITHTGFILDYVTADKAQVLYNGVLSCKSNPQEILECIGEVGYEECVRCLI; from the coding sequence ATGCTGGTAATTGAAGACTTGCAGGTGGAGCTTGGGGATCGGGAAATACTGAAGCACATTGACCTGGAAATCCCCCCGGGGGAAACGCACGTTCTTTTTGGTCCCAATGGCTCCGGGAAGACATCGCTGCTGATGACCATCATGGGATATCCGCAGTACAGGGTCACTGGTGGAAGAATTTCCTTCAAAGGCCGAGACATCACTGATCTGCCGGTGAACGAGCGAGCCAAACTTGGCATAGGCATGTCGTATCAGCGCCCCCCCACTATTCATGGATTGAAGACGAGACAGATGGTGGAAATCTGTGCCAGCAACGGCATCGAGGTGGAGAGCCTGGCCAGAAGGGTAAATTTTGCTGACTTTCTAGAGCGGGACATCAATGCCGGCTTTTCCGGAGGCGAGATCAAGCGGTCTGAACTGCTGCAGCTCATGGCGCAGGACCCGGACCTCATTCTCTTCGATGAGCCCGAGTCTGGCGTGGATCTGGAGAATATCTCGCTCATAGGCATGACCATCAGCGAACTGCTTCAGCGTGAACTACCGCCGCACCCGGACAAAAAAACCAGGTTGCAGCTGCGCCAGGAGCGGACCAAGATGGGCCTCATCATCACCCACACAGGCTTCATCCTGGATTATGTTACAGCGGACAAGGCCCAGGTGCTCTACAACGGTGTACTCAGCTGCAAGAGCAATCCCCAGGAGATTCTGGAATGTATAGGTGAGGTCGGCTACGAGGAGTGTGTACGATGCTTGATTTAA